In Zingiber officinale cultivar Zhangliang chromosome 6A, Zo_v1.1, whole genome shotgun sequence, a single genomic region encodes these proteins:
- the LOC121994080 gene encoding carboxy-terminal domain RNA polymerase II polypeptide A small phosphatase 1-like yields MVSKFSTRSSSRRNRSPVRHHSSGGKRSTPRSSPSSVKAAIARSVRSCRRRLAKVFSRLAVLGCASPSPHKLGFRRLSSTPTKPLLPSTPTVTAAARLPPPSFPEKKTVFLDLDETLVHSRTDSPPDRYDFSVHPSIDGRVVPFYVLKRPGADELLRAAAAVFEVVVFTAGLREYASLVLDRLDPAGELIAHRLYRDSCREMEGKLVKDLAGVGRALNRVVLVDDNPNAYVLQPENALRVTPFSNDLSDRELSKVMKFFEVAALFEDMRDAVAYYRSEFGGHKPQPV; encoded by the coding sequence ATGGTCTCCAAATTCTCAACCAGGTCCTCCTCCCGCCGCAACCGGAGCCCCGTCCGGCACCACTCCTCTGGAGGCAAGAGGAGTACCCCGCGCTCCTCTCCTTCTTCGGTCAAGGCCGCCATCGCTCGCTCCGTCCGTTCCTGCCGCCGCCGCCTCGCCAAGGTTTTTTCCCGTCTCGCAGTCCTCGGCTGCGCCTCCCCTAGCCCCCACAAGCTGGGATTCCGCCGACTTAGCTCCACCCCTACCAAACCCCTCCTCCCTTCTACGCCGACAGTCACGGCGGCGGCGAGGCTTCCGCCCCCCTCTTTCCCCGAGAAAAAAACCGTCTTTTTGGACCTCGACGAGACCCTGGTTCACTCCCGCACCGACTCCCCTCCCGATCGATACGATTTCTCCGTCCACCCCTCAATCGACGGccgcgtcgtgcccttctatgTCCTCAAGAGGCCGGGAGCCGACGAGCTGCTCCGCGCCGCCGCCGCGGTGTTCGAGGTAGTGGTGTTCACTGCGGGGCTGAGGGAGTACGCCTCCCTCGTGCTCGACCGCCTCGACCCTGCTGGCGAACTCATCGCTCACCGCCTCTACCGCGACTCGTGCAGGGAGATGGAGGGGAAGCTGGTGAAGGACCTCGCTGGGGTCGGTCGGGCCCTCAACCGGGTGGTGCTGGTCGACGACAACCCAAACGCCTACGTCCTCCAGCCGGAGAACGCGCTCCGGGTGACACCCTTCTCCAACGACCTCAGCGACCGTGAGCTCTCCAAGGTGATGAAGTTCTTCGAGGTAGCGGCCCTCTTCGAGGACATGCGCGACGCCGTGGCTTACTACCGGTCGGAGTTCGGAGGTCACAAACCGCAACCAGTGTGA